The following proteins come from a genomic window of Methanobrevibacter sp.:
- a CDS encoding DUF3344 domain-containing protein codes for MKNKSFIFLFVLIFMMVLSISSVSADDLQTTYSGEVSGDVDVATVNPWETSGSLTYDIPSEAKDIKHADIYVNVYGGSAKNTHGANANVSLKTKDGENQIASESLWTEEGSTDGTIYIVNDHVNKCYSDYQMHYDITDSVKGLNGSSITINVNTFMMPNKTFDGRIKLIALILAYDDGDSDVINYWVDSTQKWTKTNVTTVFNTENISNINGANLINVALSSADGSFRVNGELIGDPTVHESGNYYQYNSWDISGNMKNGQNTELLSMNVGSGTYSSLKNVLTVLKVNHINAAVSLTTEYSNTCYAGTNNTITINVNSDKKGKYLIELVADGIVVNSTEMDLDGENQTTLLLTDPTIRSVDASTVNGADNPQVIYVVNVKYNDVAVTSSNKTVPVLYNGNLGKDFAYPSGGFESFANISFTGDIVIDTKNESSYKSGAAGTTEIWNVDLSSGSTIVKGFIYVPYNWFNGKTYIENESMFNVTFNNQTVYPVGFYRDQSNLGSYGKYGYGVVVYDVTKLLKKGNNTFVLNKINPTPAIYPSTLIYMYNTTNSDVIKKIYIMNDADLLTNANNNAGRVVQANSNIMINSKDIVNAKLYVFASGAQTGEGNLIVNNKLFENVWNGTSKTTDMFAADITDIVKSSNDISFVATGSTILALQQFIVTTQKAPIKTVVTPTMLSTTYDSGKYFNIKVLDNDKKPVKGLKLTLKVFTGKKYATYYVTTDSKGIASFKKASLLSIGNHKVEITANNKNYVVKKTTSSIKVAKAKTIVKAPKVTVKYKKSKYFKVTVKNKATKKVVKNIVVKVKVFTGKKYKVYKIKTNKHGTASLKTKNLKVGSHKVVLYSGNSKYTISSKSLIKVKR; via the coding sequence ATGAAAAATAAATCTTTTATTTTTTTATTTGTATTGATTTTCATGATGGTTTTGTCAATTAGTTCTGTTTCTGCTGATGATTTACAAACAACTTATTCTGGAGAAGTTTCAGGGGATGTTGATGTGGCTACGGTTAATCCGTGGGAGACTAGTGGCAGTTTAACATATGATATTCCTTCCGAAGCTAAGGATATCAAGCATGCAGACATTTATGTTAATGTTTATGGAGGCAGTGCTAAAAATACTCATGGGGCAAATGCCAATGTGAGTTTAAAAACTAAAGACGGTGAAAATCAAATAGCTAGCGAATCGTTATGGACTGAAGAAGGAAGTACTGATGGAACTATTTATATTGTAAATGACCATGTCAATAAATGTTATTCAGATTATCAAATGCATTATGATATTACTGATTCTGTAAAGGGATTGAATGGTTCCTCAATTACAATTAATGTAAATACTTTCATGATGCCTAATAAAACATTTGATGGTAGAATTAAGTTAATTGCTTTAATTTTAGCATATGATGACGGTGACAGTGATGTAATTAATTATTGGGTGGATTCTACTCAAAAGTGGACAAAAACCAATGTTACAACTGTATTCAATACAGAAAACATATCAAACATCAATGGTGCTAATTTAATTAATGTTGCTCTTTCAAGTGCTGATGGAAGTTTTAGAGTTAATGGTGAACTGATCGGAGACCCTACTGTGCATGAATCCGGTAATTACTACCAATATAATTCATGGGATATATCCGGTAATATGAAAAATGGTCAAAATACAGAGCTGCTGTCTATGAATGTTGGGTCAGGTACCTATTCATCCCTTAAAAATGTTTTAACTGTCCTGAAGGTTAATCACATTAATGCAGCGGTTTCACTAACAACCGAATATTCCAATACTTGTTATGCTGGTACTAACAATACAATTACAATTAACGTTAACTCCGATAAAAAAGGAAAATATTTAATTGAGTTAGTTGCTGATGGAATTGTTGTAAATAGTACTGAAATGGATTTGGATGGTGAAAATCAAACAACCTTATTATTAACTGACCCTACTATTCGTTCAGTTGATGCATCAACTGTTAATGGGGCAGATAATCCTCAGGTAATCTATGTTGTGAATGTTAAATATAATGATGTTGCTGTTACCAGTTCAAATAAAACTGTACCTGTTTTATACAATGGTAACCTTGGAAAGGACTTTGCTTATCCATCCGGAGGATTTGAATCATTTGCAAATATTTCATTTACAGGAGACATTGTAATTGATACTAAAAACGAAAGTTCATATAAATCCGGTGCTGCAGGTACAACTGAAATCTGGAATGTTGACTTAAGCAGCGGTTCTACTATTGTAAAAGGATTTATTTATGTTCCATACAACTGGTTTAATGGAAAAACATACATTGAAAATGAATCAATGTTTAATGTAACATTCAATAACCAAACAGTTTATCCTGTTGGATTTTACAGAGACCAAAGCAACTTGGGATCTTACGGCAAATACGGTTATGGAGTTGTAGTTTATGATGTAACAAAATTGCTTAAAAAGGGTAATAATACATTTGTTTTAAATAAAATCAACCCTACACCAGCTATTTATCCAAGCACTTTAATTTATATGTACAACACAACTAATAGTGATGTAATTAAAAAGATTTACATTATGAATGATGCAGATTTGCTTACAAATGCAAATAATAATGCTGGAAGAGTTGTTCAAGCAAATTCAAATATTATGATTAATTCTAAAGATATTGTTAATGCAAAATTATATGTATTTGCTTCCGGTGCTCAGACCGGTGAAGGAAATCTCATTGTGAATAATAAATTATTTGAAAATGTTTGGAATGGAACTAGTAAAACTACAGACATGTTTGCTGCTGATATAACAGATATTGTAAAAAGTTCAAATGATATTAGTTTTGTTGCCACAGGGTCTACAATCTTGGCTTTACAGCAATTTATTGTAACTACTCAGAAAGCTCCAATAAAAACCGTTGTGACTCCGACAATGTTGTCTACTACTTACGATTCAGGCAAATACTTCAATATTAAAGTTTTAGATAATGACAAAAAACCGGTTAAAGGCTTAAAACTCACATTAAAGGTTTTCACAGGTAAAAAATACGCTACTTATTATGTGACTACTGATTCAAAAGGCATTGCCAGCTTTAAAAAAGCTTCCCTCTTATCAATCGGAAATCATAAAGTGGAAATTACTGCTAATAATAAAAATTATGTTGTTAAAAAGACCACATCATCTATTAAAGTAGCTAAAGCTAAAACAATTGTCAAAGCGCCTAAAGTAACTGTTAAATATAAAAAATCCAAATACTTCAAGGTAACTGTCAAAAACAAAGCAACTAAAAAAGTTGTTAAAAATATTGTAGTTAAAGTAAAGGTTTTCACAGGTAAAAAATACAAAGTCTACAAAATTAAAACCAACAAACACGGTACTGCCAGTTTGAAAACCAAGAACTTGAAAGTAGGTAGTCATAAAGTTGTTTTATACTCAGGCAACTCCAAATACACTATCAGTTCAAAAAGTTTAATTAAAGTTAAAAGATAG
- a CDS encoding DUF2149 domain-containing protein: protein MVRRKCKKRFSDVEEDPMAGTTNLVDAMLVIAVGLLIFVVISWNIQSIVFSDTSQDQSQNVQESPLNVTEVTEGNPLNDTPESRESSGQGYVELGKVYRDPSTGKLIMVEG from the coding sequence ATGGTTAGGAGAAAATGCAAAAAACGATTTAGCGATGTTGAAGAAGACCCGATGGCTGGAACTACGAATCTGGTAGATGCAATGCTTGTAATTGCTGTAGGATTATTGATTTTTGTTGTAATAAGCTGGAACATACAAAGTATAGTGTTTTCAGACACATCACAGGACCAATCCCAAAATGTTCAGGAATCTCCATTGAATGTTACTGAGGTAACTGAAGGCAACCCGCTAAATGACACTCCGGAATCCAGGGAAAGTTCTGGTCAAGGTTATGTGGAATTGGGAAAAGTGTATAGGGACCCGTCAACCGGAAAGCTAATAATGGTTGAAGGATAA
- a CDS encoding MotA/TolQ/ExbB proton channel family protein: MTTIPGSEILTSGLNIISQSLQIPVIIFLIIFAFFAVVTLGSLISEYTSRKKISPELLEKLIYSISKANSSEELMSIVKNAKLYENQKVVLVKILRADSLNNKTRETLARKLIEFEETKLGKTIERTDIVTRIGPTLGLMGTLIPMGPGLAALGAGDVNTLASAIIVAFDTTVVGIGAGAIGYFVSKVRRRWYEEDLSNLDSLADALLDKLSR; the protein is encoded by the coding sequence GTGACAACAATTCCTGGAAGTGAAATATTAACTTCCGGTTTAAATATAATCTCTCAAAGTTTACAGATTCCTGTAATCATATTTTTAATAATTTTTGCATTTTTTGCAGTAGTTACTTTGGGAAGTCTTATCTCGGAGTATACTTCACGTAAAAAAATATCTCCAGAACTGCTTGAGAAACTGATTTATTCAATTTCTAAAGCTAACTCCAGTGAGGAATTAATGAGTATTGTTAAAAATGCAAAACTATATGAGAATCAAAAGGTAGTTCTAGTTAAAATATTGCGTGCAGATTCATTAAACAATAAAACAAGAGAAACTCTAGCTAGAAAATTAATCGAATTTGAAGAAACTAAACTTGGAAAAACAATAGAGCGAACAGATATTGTTACTAGAATTGGTCCGACTTTGGGTTTGATGGGAACTTTAATCCCTATGGGCCCAGGGCTTGCCGCTTTAGGTGCTGGTGATGTAAACACATTGGCAAGTGCTATTATTGTTGCATTTGATACGACTGTTGTTGGTATCGGTGCAGGGGCAATAGGCTATTTTGTATCTAAGGTAAGGCGCAGATGGTATGAAGAGGATTTATCGAATTTGGATTCTTTGGCTGATGCATTACTTGATAAATTAAGCCGATAG
- a CDS encoding DUF2162 domain-containing protein, with protein MDVINVLWQLGILSAVLIFGIKLGLATGLANMSKKYLALVSLGYGGGVLILTEISSFFTEQITDLIYSYNFEFFLIMAIIMILAGIFTIREYKVFEKNTATATCMAIVAPCPCCFGSIIVSIMLVAPSIGLGLLNLSVYVAAALVLTIVLTYFASNYLIKFINKPYPIVLGNFMLFLGIYFLLSALFLPNITSMMQNPMDAIKIASPEYLIAVLVLMIMIMFLGGFYFKNNSYLD; from the coding sequence ATGGATGTAATTAATGTATTATGGCAGCTGGGAATTTTATCTGCTGTATTGATATTCGGAATTAAATTGGGGCTGGCTACAGGACTGGCCAACATGTCAAAAAAATATTTGGCTTTAGTTTCACTAGGCTATGGTGGTGGTGTTTTAATATTGACAGAAATATCATCATTTTTCACAGAACAAATTACAGATTTAATTTATTCTTATAATTTTGAGTTCTTTTTAATCATGGCCATTATAATGATTTTAGCAGGGATTTTCACAATTAGAGAATATAAAGTTTTTGAAAAGAATACTGCCACTGCCACATGTATGGCGATTGTAGCTCCTTGCCCATGCTGCTTTGGATCAATTATTGTAAGTATCATGTTGGTGGCTCCAAGTATAGGTTTGGGCCTTTTAAACTTAAGTGTTTACGTTGCAGCTGCACTAGTCTTAACTATTGTTTTAACATATTTTGCATCAAATTATCTTATCAAGTTTATCAATAAACCGTATCCTATTGTTTTGGGAAATTTTATGCTATTTTTAGGAATTTACTTTTTATTATCTGCATTATTTTTACCGAACATCACTTCTATGATGCAGAATCCTATGGATGCAATAAAAATTGCATCTCCCGAATATTTAATCGCGGTACTGGTATTGATGATTATGATAATGTTTTTAGGCGGATTTTACTTTAAGAATAACAGCTATTTGGATTAA